A window from Centropristis striata isolate RG_2023a ecotype Rhode Island chromosome 4, C.striata_1.0, whole genome shotgun sequence encodes these proteins:
- the rab4b gene encoding ras-related protein Rab-4B, whose amino-acid sequence MSETYDFLFKFLVIGSAGTGKSCLLHQFIENKFKQDSNHTIGVEFGSRVVNVGGKTVKLQIWDTAGQERFRSVTRSYYRGAAGALLVYDITSRETYNALTNWLTDARTLASPNIVIILCGNKKDLDADREVTFLEASRFAQENELMFLETSALTGENVEEGFLKCARTILNKIDSGELDPERMGSGIQYGDASLRQLRQPRGTTTQNKQQCNC is encoded by the exons ATGTCTGAGACATACG ACTTCCTGTTTAAGTTCCTGGTGATTGGCAGCGCTGGGACGGGGAAATCCTGCCTCCTCCATCAGTTCATTGAGAACAAGT TTAAACAGGACTCCAACCACACCATCGGCGTGGAGTTTGGCTCCAGAGTGGTCAACGTTGGCGGAAAGACGGTTAAACTGCAGATCTGGGACACTGCTGGGCAGGAGCGATTCCG TTCTGTCACACGCAGCTACTACAGAGGAGCAGCTGGAGCGCTCCTCGTCTATGATATTACCAG TCGGGAGACATACAACGCCCTCACCAACTGGCTGACAGATGCAAGGACGCTGGCCAGCCCTAACATTGTTATTATCCTGTGCGGCAACAAGAAAGACTTGGATGCAGACAGAGAGGTGACCTTCCTGGAAGCGTCGCGCTTTGCTCAGGAGAACG AGCTGATGTTCCTGGAGACCAGTGCTCTGACAGGGGAGAATGTCGAAGAGGGTTTCCTAAAGTGCGCTCGCACCATCCTCAACAAGATAGATTCAG GTGAGTTAGACCCAGAGAGGATGGGTTCAGGTATCCAGTATGGAGACGCTTCATTGAGGCAGCTGCGACAGCCGAGGGGCACCACCACACAGAATAAGCAGCAGTGTAATTGCTAG